Proteins found in one Oryza glaberrima chromosome 4, OglaRS2, whole genome shotgun sequence genomic segment:
- the LOC127772279 gene encoding CLIP-associated protein-like isoform X1, whose protein sequence is MEAALEAARAKDTKERLAGVERLHEALDAAARQRGLTAGEVTALVDTCMDLIRDANFRVAQGGLQALSAAAVVAGDHFKIHLNALVPAAVERLGDGKQPVREAARQLLITLMEVSSPTIIVERAGSYAWTHKSWRVREEFVRTVATAVGLFASTELPLQRVLLSPVLQLMNDSNQSVRDAAIYCIEEMYTHMGSQFHEELQRHNLPPYMLREINSRLERIEPKVPTSDGNIMQYKAVESRSVSVNPKRGSPRTKSTPRESTLFGGDTDITEKPVEPVRVHSEKELLREFEKIAATLVPEKDWSVRIAAMQRIEALVYGGAIDYPSFLMLLKQLVPPLSTQLSDRRSSIVKQACHLLNVLSKELLGDFEPCAELFIPMLFKLVVITVLVIAESADTCIKTILRNCKVSRILPRIADTAKNDRSAVLRARCCEYALLILEYWADAPEIQRSADLYEDLIKCCVADAMSEVRATARSCYRLFAKTWPERSRRLFMSFDPAIQRTINDEDGGVHKRYASPSLRERVVQPSRSLSHASGTSALGYGTSAIVAMDKTAAISSDSSFSSNTLRLSQSKTVGRSSERSLESVLNSSKEKVSAIESLLKGVSISDRQNISATRSTSLDLGVDPPSSRDPPVPLAATASNHLSLQNSALLDSSVPSTINASARNGGSRLLESMTTQLGTRERSRSPYLGNISSESMTSLSLPFPRRSLERPQEGGRMDEGSDIRSTRRFPQTQNYVDMPYRDAIHRDSHNNHVPNFQRPLLRKQVMSRASASIRHSFDDSQVQSGDVSGYTDALASLNDALSEGLSPSSDWVVRVSAFEFIRNVLQQGQRGIQEITQNFEKVMKLFFRHLDDPHHKVAQAAFSTLAELIPACKKPFESYVERILPYVFSRLIDPKELVKKPCSSTLDVVGRTYAIDMLLPALVRSLDEQRSPKAKLAVLEFANKSFSKYTVDSEGYSNSGFLKLWLSKLAPLVHEKNAKLKEASISGIISVYSHFDSTAVLNFILNLSVEEQNLLRRALKQYTPRIEVDLVNYLQSKKDRPRPKSYDQADYGTSSEDGYALASKKSYPFGRYSSSSLDAEGGKWMNSVQESTPRNAPMARTTSDMSIDHTSQSIELDTGSEVLLTRSRESKNNTSSLVETARSWPNYPEKTDAPLDDETAISTPCLDLSHRAASDGHNAVGSTAEENVQEGDIAVKLSSIKTSLHADNELSIPQLLHQISNGTEVSSLEKREALQQLVKASVDNDISIWAKYFNQILTAVLEVLDDSDSSTREIALSLVAEMLNNQSGAMEESIEIVLEKLLHVTKDMVAKISNEANQCLNVLLAKYDPFRCLAVVVPLLVSDDEKTLVVCINSLTKLVGRLSEEELMNQLPTFLPALFDAFSNQSPDVRKTVVFCLVDIYIMLGKAFVPYLEGLNSTQLRLVTIYANRISQARSGAPIDANQ, encoded by the exons atggaggcggcgctggaggcggcgcgcgccaaGGACACGAAGGAGCGGCTGGCCGGGGTGGAGCGGCTGCACGAGGcgctggacgcggcggcgcggcagcgcggGCTGACGGCGGGGGAGGTGACGGCGCTGGTGGACACCTGCATGGATCTGATACGGGACGCCAACTTCCGGGTCGCGCAGGGCGGCCTGCAggcgctctccgccgccgccgtcgtcgccggggaCCACTTTAAGATCCACCTGAACGCGCTCGTCCCGGCCGCCGTCGAGCGCCTCGGGGACGGCAAGCAGCCCGTCCGCGAGGCCGCCCGGCAGCTCCTCATCACCCTCATGGAG GTTTCTTCGCCGACAATCATAGTTGAAAGAGCTGGAAGTTATGCATGGACTCACAAGAGTTGGAGGGTCCGGGAAGAGTTTGTACGTACAGTGGCAACCGCGGTTGGGCTTTTTGCTTCAACCGAGCTCCCATTGCAACGAGTTCTTCTTTCACCT GTCTTGCAATTGATGAATGATTCAAATCAAAGTGTTCGAGATGCTGCTATCTATTGCATTGAG GAGATGTACACACATATGGGATCTCAGTTCCATGAAGAGTTGCAGCGCCATAACTTACCTCCGTACATG CTAAGGGAGATAAATTCAAGATTGGAAAGAATAGAACCAAAGGTTCCCACATCTGATGGTAATATCATGCAATATAAGGCTGTCGAATCTAGATCTGTTAGTGTTAATCCGAAAAGAGGCAGTCCAAGGACAAAAAGCACACCACGGGAAAGTACATTATTCGGAG GAGACACGGATATAACAGAAAAACCAGTGGAACCAGTAAGAGTTCACTCAGAGAAAGAATTACTTCGGGAGTTTGAGAAGATTGCAGCTACCCTTGTTCCAGAAAAGGACTGGTCCGTGCGTATTGCTGCCAtgcaaaggattgaagctttggTGTATGGAG GTGCTATTGATTATCCATCTTTTCTTATGCTCTTGAAGCAGTTGGTTCCACCTCTATCAACTCAGCTGTCTGATCGACGGTCTAGCATTGTAAAACAG GCATGCCATCTACTCAATGTACTATCCAAAGAACTCCTTGGTGATTTTGAGCCATGTGCTGAACTATTTATTCCG ATGCTTTTTAAGCTTGTTGTCATAACAGTGCTTGTCATAGCTGAATCAGCCGATACATGCATAAAAACC ATTCTACGGAACTGCAAGGTTTCACGAATTCTTCCTCGCATAGCTGACACAGCAAAGAATGACCGAAGTGCAGTTCTCCGTGCTAG GTGCTGCGAGTACGCTCTTTTAATACTGGAGTATTGGGCTGATGCCCCAGAGATACAACGTTCAGCTGATTTATACGAAGATCTAATAAAGTGCTGTGTAGCAGATGCGATGAGTGAG GTCCGTGCAACTGCTAGAAGTTGTTATAGACTGTTTGCAAAGACATGGCCTGAGCGTTCACGTCGGCTTTTTATGTCATTTGATCCTGCTATACAGAGG ACTATAAACGATGAAGATGGGGGTGTGCACAAGCGGTATGCTTCACCCTCTCTTCGTGAGAGGGTTGTGCAGCCTTCTCGTTCTTTATCACATGCAAGTGGTACAAGTGCACTTGGATATGGCACTTCAGCTATTGTTGCTATGGACAAAACTGCTGCTATTTCTTCAGATTCATCCTTTTCATCAAATACTCTTCGTTTGTCACAGTCAAAGACTGTTGGGAGAAGTTCTGAAAGAAGCCTAGAGAGTGTGCTTAACTCAAGCAAAGAAAAGGTTTCTGCCATTGAAAGTTTGCTGAAAGGTGTAAGCATATCAGATAGGCAAAATATCTCAGCTACCCGCTCAACCAGCTTGGATCTTG GGGTTGATCCTCCATCGTCTCGTGATCCTCCTGTTCCGCTTGCAGCAACAGCTTCAAATCATCTGTCCTTACAGAATTCAGCACTGCTCGACTCATCTGTTCCTAGCACCATAAATGCTAGTGCACGAAATGGAGGCTCCCGCTTATTGGAGTCAATGACAACCCAGTTGGGCACCAGAGAGCGATCAAGATCACCGTACTTGGGTAATATATCATCTGAGTCCATGACAAGCTTATCACTGCCTTTTCCAAGAAGGTCTTTGGAGAGGCCACAAGAAGGAGGCCGCATGGATGAGGGTAGTGATATCCGGTCAACTAGGAGATTCCCCCAAACTCAAAACTATGTTGACATGCCCTACAGAGATGCCATCCACAGAGATTCACATAATAATCATGTTCCAAATTTCCAGAGACCTCTTCTAAGGAAGCAAGTAATGTCAAGGGCTTCTGCCAGCATCAGGCACAGCTTTGACGATAGCCAAGTACAGTCAGGTGACGTGTCTGGTTATACGGATGCACTGGCTTCACTAAATGATGCTCTTTCTGAGGGTCTCAGCCCTAGTTCGGATTGGGTAGTGAGAGTCTCAGCTTTTGAATTTATTCGGAATGTTCTGCAACAAGGCCAGAGAGGTATTCAGGAAATTACACAGAATTTTGAAAAGGTCATGAAGCTGTTTTTTCGTCATTTGGATGACCCTCATCATAAGGTTGCACAAGCAGCCTTTTCTACTCTTGCAGAACTTATTCCAGCTTGCAAGAAGCCATTTGAGAGTTATGTTGAAAGAATTTTGCCATATGTTTTTTCCCGGCTTATTGATCCAAAAGAATTGGTAAAAAAACCATGCTCATCAACCTTGGATGTTGTTGGGAGAACATATGCAATTGATATGTTGCTACCTGCCCTAGTGCGCTCACTAGATGAACAGAGGTCCCCAAAGGCAAAGTTGGCTGTTCTTGAGTTCGCAAATAAATCGTTCAGCAAGTACACTGTAGATTCTGAAGGTTATAGTAACAGTGGGTTCCTTAAACTATGGCTTTCAAAATTGGCACCTttagttcatgaaaaaaatgcaaaactGAAGGAGGCATCCATTTCTGGTATCATATCTGTTTATTCTCATTTTGATTCAACAGCAGTGCTAAATTTTATTCTAAACTTATCTGTTGAGGAGCAAAACCTCTTGAGGCGTGCACTGAAGCAATACACACCTCGCATTGAAGTTGATTTAGTGAACTACTTACAGAGCAAGAAAGATCGTCCCCGTCCCAAATCTTATGATCAAGCAGATTATGGAACTTCTTCCGAAGATGGTTACGCGCTTGCATCAAAGAAAAGCTATCCATTTGGGCGGTATTCCTCTAGTTCCCTTGATGCTGAAGGTGGGAAATGGATGAATTCAGTGCAAGAGTCAACACCGCGTAATGCGCCTATGGCGAGAACTACTTCTGATATGAGCATAGATCATACTAGTCAAAGCATAGAACTGGACACTGGAAGTGAAGTTCTTTTAACTAGAAGTAGAGAGTCAAAGAATAATACTAGCTCACTAGTGGAAACTGCTCGTTCTTGGCCAAACTATCCTGAAAAAACTGATGCGCCTTTGGATGATGAAACTGCTATCAGTACTCCTTGCTTAGACTTAAGCCATCGCGCTGCTTCTGATGGGCACAATGCTGTTGGTTCTACTGCTGAAGAAAATGTTCAAGAGGGAGATATTGCTGTGAAACTTAGTTCTATAAAGACTAGCCTACATGCTGACAACGAACTGAGCATACCACAACTTCTTCATCAG ATAAGCAACGGTACCGAAGTTTCAAGTTTGGAAAAGCGGGAAGCATTACAGCAGTTGGTTAAAGCTTCTGTTGATAATGACATCTCCATTTGGGCAAAG TATTTCAATCAAATCTTAACGGCTGTGCTTGAGGTGCTGGATGATTCTGATTCATCTACTAGGGAGATTGCTCTGTCTTTAGTTGCCGAGATGCTCAACAATCAG AGTGGTGCTATGGAAGAATCTATTGAAATTGTTCTGGAGAAACTTCTGCATGTTACCAAAGACATGGTGGCAAAG ATTTCAAATGAGGCAAACCAGTGCTTAAATGTTCTGTTAGCAAAATATGATCCTTTCAGATGTCTTGCT GTTGTGGTGCCTCTATTGGTCAGTGATGATGAAAAGACACTTGTTGTGTGTATCAACTCCTTGACAAAG CTTGTTGGACGGCTTTCCGAGGAGGAATTGATGAATCAGTTGCCCACATTTTTGCCAGCACTGTTTGATGCTTTTAGTAACCAAAGCCCTGATGTTCGAAAG acTGTTGTATTCTGCTTGGTGGATATCTACATCATGCTTGGAAAGGCATTCGTCCCGTATTTGGAAGGGCTTAACAGCACGCAGCTGCGCCTTGTAACTATCTACGCAAACCGGATTTCACAAGCAAGGTCTGGCGCTCCGATTGATGCTAACCAATGA
- the LOC127772279 gene encoding CLIP-associated protein-like isoform X2: MEAALEAARAKDTKERLAGVERLHEALDAAARQRGLTAGEVTALVDTCMDLIRDANFRVAQGGLQALSAAAVVAGDHFKIHLNALVPAAVERLGDGKQPVREAARQLLITLMEVSSPTIIVERAGSYAWTHKSWRVREEFVRTVATAVGLFASTELPLQRVLLSPVLQLMNDSNQSVRDAAIYCIEEMYTHMGSQFHEELQRHNLPPYMLREINSRLERIEPKVPTSDGNIMQYKAVESRSVSVNPKRGSPRTKSTPRESTLFGGDTDITEKPVEPVRVHSEKELLREFEKIAATLVPEKDWSVRIAAMQRIEALVYGGAIDYPSFLMLLKQLVPPLSTQLSDRRSSIVKQACHLLNVLSKELLGDFEPCAELFIPMLFKLVVITVLVIAESADTCIKTILRNCKVSRILPRIADTAKNDRSAVLRARCCEYALLILEYWADAPEIQRSADLYEDLIKCCVADAMSEVRATARSCYRLFAKTWPERSRRLFMSFDPAIQRTINDEDGGVHKRYASPSLRERVVQPSRSLSHASGTSALGYGTSAIVAMDKTAAISSDSSFSSNTLRLSQSKTVGRSSERSLESVLNSSKEKVSAIESLLKGVSISDRQNISATRSTSLDLGVDPPSSRDPPVPLAATASNHLSLQNSALLDSSVPSTINASARNGGSRLLESMTTQLGTRERSRSPYLGNISSESMTSLSLPFPRRSLERPQEGGRMDEGSDIRSTRRFPQTQNYVDMPYRDAIHRDSHNNHVPNFQRPLLRKQVMSRASASIRHSFDDSQVQSGDVSGYTDALASLNDALSEGLSPSSDWVVRVSAFEFIRNVLQQGQRGIQEITQNFEKVMKLFFRHLDDPHHKVAQAAFSTLAELIPACKKPFESYVERILPYVFSRLIDPKELVKKPCSSTLDVVGRTYAIDMLLPALVRSLDEQRSPKAKLAVLEFANKSFSKYTVDSEGYSNSGFLKLWLSKLAPLVHEKNAKLKEASISGIISVYSHFDSTAVLNFILNLSVEEQNLLRRALKQYTPRIEVDLVNYLQSKKDRPRPKSYDQADYGTSSEDGYALASKKSYPFGRYSSSSLDAEGGKWMNSVQESTPRNAPMARTTSDMSIDHTSQSIELDTGSEVLLTRSRESKNNTSSLVETARSWPNYPEKTDAPLDDETAISTPCLDLSHRAASDGHNAVGSTAEENVQEGDIAVKLSSIKTSLHADNELSIPQLLHQISNGTEVSSLEKREALQQLVKASVDNDISIWAKYFNQILTAVLEVLDDSDSSTREIALSLVAEMLNNQSGAMEESIEIVLEKLLHVTKDMVAKISNEANQCLNVLLAKYDPFRCLAVVVPLLVSDDEKTLVVCINSLTKLVGRLSEEELMNQLPTFLPALFDAFSNQSPDVRKTVVFCLVDIYIMLGKAFVPYLEGLNSTQLRLVTIYANRISQARSGAPIDANQ; the protein is encoded by the exons atggaggcggcgctggaggcggcgcgcgccaaGGACACGAAGGAGCGGCTGGCCGGGGTGGAGCGGCTGCACGAGGcgctggacgcggcggcgcggcagcgcggGCTGACGGCGGGGGAGGTGACGGCGCTGGTGGACACCTGCATGGATCTGATACGGGACGCCAACTTCCGGGTCGCGCAGGGCGGCCTGCAggcgctctccgccgccgccgtcgtcgccggggaCCACTTTAAGATCCACCTGAACGCGCTCGTCCCGGCCGCCGTCGAGCGCCTCGGGGACGGCAAGCAGCCCGTCCGCGAGGCCGCCCGGCAGCTCCTCATCACCCTCATGGAG GTTTCTTCGCCGACAATCATAGTTGAAAGAGCTGGAAGTTATGCATGGACTCACAAGAGTTGGAGGGTCCGGGAAGAGTTTGTACGTACAGTGGCAACCGCGGTTGGGCTTTTTGCTTCAACCGAGCTCCCATTGCAACGAGTTCTTCTTTCACCT GTCTTGCAATTGATGAATGATTCAAATCAAAGTGTTCGAGATGCTGCTATCTATTGCATTGAG GAGATGTACACACATATGGGATCTCAGTTCCATGAAGAGTTGCAGCGCCATAACTTACCTCCGTACATG CTAAGGGAGATAAATTCAAGATTGGAAAGAATAGAACCAAAGGTTCCCACATCTGATGGTAATATCATGCAATATAAGGCTGTCGAATCTAGATCTGTTAGTGTTAATCCGAAAAGAGGCAGTCCAAGGACAAAAAGCACACCACGGGAAAGTACATTATTCGGAG GAGACACGGATATAACAGAAAAACCAGTGGAACCAGTAAGAGTTCACTCAGAGAAAGAATTACTTCGGGAGTTTGAGAAGATTGCAGCTACCCTTGTTCCAGAAAAGGACTGGTCCGTGCGTATTGCTGCCAtgcaaaggattgaagctttggTGTATGGAG GTGCTATTGATTATCCATCTTTTCTTATGCTCTTGAAGCAGTTGGTTCCACCTCTATCAACTCAGCTGTCTGATCGACGGTCTAGCATTGTAAAACAG GCATGCCATCTACTCAATGTACTATCCAAAGAACTCCTTGGTGATTTTGAGCCATGTGCTGAACTATTTATTCCG ATGCTTTTTAAGCTTGTTGTCATAACAGTGCTTGTCATAGCTGAATCAGCCGATACATGCATAAAAACC ATTCTACGGAACTGCAAGGTTTCACGAATTCTTCCTCGCATAGCTGACACAGCAAAGAATGACCGAAGTGCAGTTCTCCGTGCTAG GTGCTGCGAGTACGCTCTTTTAATACTGGAGTATTGGGCTGATGCCCCAGAGATACAACGTTCAGCTGATTTATACGAAGATCTAATAAAGTGCTGTGTAGCAGATGCGATGAGTGAG GTCCGTGCAACTGCTAGAAGTTGTTATAGACTGTTTGCAAAGACATGGCCTGAGCGTTCACGTCGGCTTTTTATGTCATTTGATCCTGCTATACAGAGG ACTATAAACGATGAAGATGGGGGTGTGCACAAGCGGTATGCTTCACCCTCTCTTCGTGAGAGGGTTGTGCAGCCTTCTCGTTCTTTATCACATGCAAGTGGTACAAGTGCACTTGGATATGGCACTTCAGCTATTGTTGCTATGGACAAAACTGCTGCTATTTCTTCAGATTCATCCTTTTCATCAAATACTCTTCGTTTGTCACAGTCAAAGACTGTTGGGAGAAGTTCTGAAAGAAGCCTAGAGAGTGTGCTTAACTCAAGCAAAGAAAAGGTTTCTGCCATTGAAAGTTTGCTGAAAGGTGTAAGCATATCAGATAGGCAAAATATCTCAGCTACCCGCTCAACCAGCTTGGATCTTG GGGTTGATCCTCCATCGTCTCGTGATCCTCCTGTTCCGCTTGCAGCAACAGCTTCAAATCATCTGTCCTTACAGAATTCAGCACTGCTCGACTCATCTGTTCCTAGCACCATAAATGCTAGTGCACGAAATGGAGGCTCCCGCTTATTGGAGTCAATGACAACCCAGTTGGGCACCAGAGAGCGATCAAGATCACCGTACTTGGGTAATATATCATCTGAGTCCATGACAAGCTTATCACTGCCTTTTCCAAGAAGGTCTTTGGAGAGGCCACAAGAAGGAGGCCGCATGGATGAGGGTAGTGATATCCGGTCAACTAGGAGATTCCCCCAAACTCAAAACTATGTTGACATGCCCTACAGAGATGCCATCCACAGAGATTCACATAATAATCATGTTCCAAATTTCCAGAGACCTCTTCTAAGGAAGCAAGTAATGTCAAGGGCTTCTGCCAGCATCAGGCACAGCTTTGACGATAGCCAAGTACAGTCAGGTGACGTGTCTGGTTATACGGATGCACTGGCTTCACTAAATGATGCTCTTTCTGAGGGTCTCAGCCCTAGTTCGGATTGGGTAGTGAGAGTCTCAGCTTTTGAATTTATTCGGAATGTTCTGCAACAAGGCCAGAGAGGTATTCAGGAAATTACACAGAATTTTGAAAAGGTCATGAAGCTGTTTTTTCGTCATTTGGATGACCCTCATCATAAGGTTGCACAAGCAGCCTTTTCTACTCTTGCAGAACTTATTCCAGCTTGCAAGAAGCCATTTGAGAGTTATGTTGAAAGAATTTTGCCATATGTTTTTTCCCGGCTTATTGATCCAAAAGAATTGGTAAAAAAACCATGCTCATCAACCTTGGATGTTGTTGGGAGAACATATGCAATTGATATGTTGCTACCTGCCCTAGTGCGCTCACTAGATGAACAGAGGTCCCCAAAGGCAAAGTTGGCTGTTCTTGAGTTCGCAAATAAATCGTTCAGCAAGTACACTGTAGATTCTGAAGGTTATAGTAACAGTGGGTTCCTTAAACTATGGCTTTCAAAATTGGCACCTttagttcatgaaaaaaatgcaaaactGAAGGAGGCATCCATTTCTGGTATCATATCTGTTTATTCTCATTTTGATTCAACAGCAGTGCTAAATTTTATTCTAAACTTATCTGTTGAGGAGCAAAACCTCTTGAGGCGTGCACTGAAGCAATACACACCTCGCATTGAAGTTGATTTAGTGAACTACTTACAGAGCAAGAAAGATCGTCCCCGTCCCAAATCTTATGATCAAGCAGATTATGGAACTTCTTCCGAAGATGGTTACGCGCTTGCATCAAAGAAAAGCTATCCATTTGGGCGGTATTCCTCTAGTTCCCTTGATGCTGAAGGTGGGAAATGGATGAATTCAGTGCAAGAGTCAACACCGCGTAATGCGCCTATGGCGAGAACTACTTCTGATATGAGCATAGATCATACTAGTCAAAGCATAGAACTGGACACTGGAAGTGAAGTTCTTTTAACTAGAAGTAGAGAGTCAAAGAATAATACTAGCTCACTAGTGGAAACTGCTCGTTCTTGGCCAAACTATCCTGAAAAAACTGATGCGCCTTTGGATGATGAAACTGCTATCAGTACTCCTTGCTTAGACTTAAGCCATCGCGCTGCTTCTGATGGGCACAATGCTGTTGGTTCTACTGCTGAAGAAAATGTTCAAGAGGGAGATATTGCTGTGAAACTTAGTTCTATAAAGACTAGCCTACATGCTGACAACGAACTGAGCATACCACAACTTCTTCATCAG ATAAGCAACGGTACCGAAGTTTCAAGTTTGGAAAAGCGGGAAGCATTACAGCAGTTGGTTAAAGCTTCTGTTGATAATGACATCTCCATTTGGGCAAAG TATTTCAATCAAATCTTAACGGCTGTGCTTGAGGTGCTGGATGATTCTGATTCATCTACTAGGGAGATTGCTCTGTCTTTAGTTGCCGAGATGCTCAACAATCAG AGTGGTGCTATGGAAGAATCTATTGAAATTGTTCTGGAGAAACTTCTGCATGTTACCAAAGACATGGTGGCAAAG ATTTCAAATGAGGCAAACCAGTGCTTAAATGTTCTGTTAGCAAAATATGATCCTTTCAGATGTCTTGCT GTTGTGGTGCCTCTATTGGTCAGTGATGATGAAAAGACACTTGTTGTGTGTATCAACTCCTTGACAAAG CTTGTTGGACGGCTTTCCGAGGAGGAATTGATGAATCAGTTGCCCACATTTTTGCCAGCACTGTTTGATGCTTTTAGTAACCAAAGCCCTGATGTTCGAAAG
- the LOC127770109 gene encoding GDSL esterase/lipase LTL1-like, with protein MGASSLVGFLMAAVAALLVAAATPAAAAPRAFFVFGDSLVDNGNNNYLMTTARADAPPYGIDFPTHMPTGRFSNGLNIPDIISEYLGSQPALPYLSPDLRGENLLVGANFASAGVGILNDTGIQFVNIIRIGQQLDNFENYQRNLAAFVGEDAARQVVQQSLVLITLGGNDFVNNYYLVPFSVRSRQFAIQDYVPYLISEYRKILTRLHDLGPRRVIVTGTGMIGCVPAELAMHSIDGECATDLTRAADLFNPQLERMLAELNSELGGHVFIAANTNKISFDFMFNPQDYGFVTAKVACCGQGPYNGIGLCTPASNVCANRDVYAYWDAFHPTERANRLIVAQIMHGSTDHISPMNLSTILAMDERRN; from the exons ATGGGCGCTTCTTCTTTGGTTGGATTCctcatggcggcggtggcggcgctgctcgtggccgccgcgacgccggcggcggcggcgccgagggcgTTCTTCGTGTTCGGGGACTCGCTCGTGGACAACGGCAACAACAACTACCTCAtgacgacggcgcgcgcggacGCGCCGCCGTACGGGATCGACTTCCCGACGCACATGCCCACGGGGAGATTCTCAAACGGGCTCAACATCCCGGACATCATCA gCGAGTACCTCGGGTCCCAGCCTGCTCTGCCGTACCTGAGCCCGGACCTCCGAGGCGAGAACCTTCTCGTCGGCGCCAacttcgcctccgccggcgtcggcaTCCTCAACGACACCGGCATCCAGTTC GTGAACATAATTAGGATCGGTCAGCAGCTGGACAACTTCGAGAACTACCAGCGGAATCTGGCGGCGTTcgtcggcgaggacgcggcGAGGCAGGTGGTGCAGCAGTCGCTCGTGCTCATCACGCTCGGCGGCAACGACTTCGTCAACAACTACTACCTGGTGCCATTCTCCGTCAGGTCCCGACAGTTCGCCATCCAGGATTACGTCCCCTACCTCATCTCCGAGTACAGGAAGATCCTCACG AGGCTGCACGATCTGGGTCCGCGTCGGGTGATCGTGACGGGCACCGGGATGATCGGGTGCGTGCCGGCGGAGCTGGCCATGCACAGCATCGACGGTGAGTGCGCCACCGACCTGACGCGCGCCGCCGACCTCTTCAACCCGCAGCTGGAGCGCATGCTCGCCGAGCTCAACTCCGAGCTCGGCGGCCACGTCTTCATCGCCGCCAACACCAACAAGATCAGCTTCGACTTCATGTTCAACCCCCAGGACTACG GGTTTGTGACGGCGAAGGTGGCGTGCTGCGGGCAGGGGCCGTACAACGGTATCGGGCTGTGCACGCCGGCGTCCAACGTGTGCGCGAACCGGGACGTGTACGCGTACTGGGACGCGTTCCACCCGACGGAGCGGGCGAACCGGCTCATCGTCGCGCAGATCATGCACGGCTCCACCGACCACATCAGCCCCATGAACCTCAGCACCATCCTCGCCATGGACGAGAGGAGGAATTGA
- the LOC127770111 gene encoding 2-phytyl-1,4-beta-naphthoquinone methyltransferase, chloroplastic yields the protein MATLAAAISAGPAAPAPAARRRRRRGFAAVSCGSSSAADERQALFSRIAPVYDHLNDVLSLGQHRTWKRICVSWSRARRGDRVLDLCCGSGDLAFLLSQKVGLDGQVMAVDFSSQQLQTAASRQDQRWKPCYKNIKWIEGDALDLPFTDCYFDAVTVGYGLRNVVDKPKAMREILRVLKPGSRASILDFNKSSSLFTTSLQSWMIDNVVVPLASGYGLTEEYKYLKSSILHYLTEKELEELAKEAGFSAAKHYELGGGLMGDLVATR from the exons ATGGCCACCCTAGCCGCCGCGATTTCGGCGGGCCCCGCGgcgcccgcccccgccgctcgccgccgccgccgccgcgggttCGCCGCCGTGAGCTGCGGCTCGTCCTCCGCGGCCGACGAGCGGCAGGCCCTCTTCAGCCGCATCGCCCCCGTCTACGACCAT CTGAACGACGTGCTCAGCCTCGGACAGCACCGGACATGGAAGCGCATCTGCGTGTCTTGGTCCAG GGCAAGGAGAGGGGATCGTGTTCTTGATCTCTGCTGCGGGAGTGGGGATTTGGCATTCCTTCTGTCTCAGAAGGTTGGCTTGGATGGACAG GTGATGGCTGTTGATTTCTCAAGTCAGCAGCTGCAAACGGCTGCTAGCCGTCAGGATCAACGCTGGAAGCCTTGCTACAAGAACATCAA GTGGATCGAAGGCGATGCACTTGATTTGCCTTTCACAGACTGCTACTTCGATGCTGTTACGGTTGGTTATGGGTTACGCAATGTGGTTGACAAACCCAAAGCAATGCGGGAGATACTTAGGGTCCTAAAACCAG GATCAAGAGCATCTATTCTAGATTTTAACAAGAGCTCATCACTTTTCACAACGTCATTGCAG AGTTGGATGATCGATAACGTTGTGGTTCCTTTAGCTAGTGGCTATGGACTCACTGAAGAATACAAGTACCTGAAAAGTTCAATATTACACTATCTAACAG AAAAGGAGCTGGAGGAGTTAGCTAAAGAAGCTGGCTTTTCTGCAGCCAAGCATTATGAACTTGGTGGAGGTCTCATGGGAGACTTAGTTGCAACTCGCTGA